From Erythrobacter sp. YJ-T3-07:
CCGGGCAGGCACCCGACGTCTCGGGCCCGGGCATCTTCAAGGGCCCGGCGACCGTCAGCGGCTGCATCAAGGGCATCACCTGCCCCCCGCCGCCGGCCTACATCATCGACTTCTCCGAGCTGCCCGAGGCACCGCCAGGGTCCGACGCGGACCGGATTGCGCGCGGTCTTGCTCCGCGTGGCTCGGCCTATGATGGCGGCACCCCTGCCGACGGCCAGCCTTCCGATGAGCAGGCACAGGCGCAGGAGGCACCGCCGCCCTCGCCCGAAGGCTGAGGCGGATCAGTCCTGCAGGATCGGCATCGAGAGCGGCGGCTCGACGATGCTCTGCGATCCCTGCAACCGGGCCAGCGCATCGCGGATGTTGCGGGCGGGCGCGCGGTGGGTGGTCAGTGCGACCATGATCCCGCCGGCTTCTGGGTCGACCCCCTCGCCTTCCTGGATCAGGCTCTGGATGCTGACCCGCGCATCGCGCATCGCGGCGGCCAGCTCGGCGAGCACGCCGGGGCGGTCGGCAACGACGAAGCGCAGGTAATAGCGTGCCTCTCGCGCCCCCGAATCGGCCCGCTCGGCCACCGCCAGCTGCCCCGCCGGGACGGCGAGCGGCGCGCGGGCCTGGCCTCTGGCGAGCGCAACTACGTCGGCGACGATCCCGCTGGCGGTCGCCGCACTGCCCGCGCCCGCGCCCTGGATCAGGATCGGGCCCGACTGGTCGCCCAGCGCCAGCACCGCGTTGGTCGGCCCGTCGATCCCGGCAAGCAGATGGTCGGCGGGGAGCAGGCAGGGGCGAACCCGCTGCAGCAGCGCGGGTGCCTCGCCCGGGCGATCGACCATGTCGGCCATCGCGACGAGGCGGATCTTGTAGCCGAGCCGTTCGGCCTGCGCGATGTCGGCGGCGCGCACGTCGCGGATGCCGTTCACTTCGACGCCCGCGAAGTCGGGCCGCAGGCCGAAGCCCAGCGCGGCAAGAATGGCGAGCTTGTGCGCCGCATCGCCACCATCGACGTCGAGCGCAGGGTCCGCTTCGGCGTAGCCCAGCCGCTGCGCCTCGGCGAGCGTCTCGCCAAAGTCCTCGCCCGAGCGCTCCATGGCCGAGAGGATGTAGTTGCTGGTGCCGTTGAGAATGCCCTCGATCCGGTCGATCCGGTTGGCAGAGAGCCCGTCGCGCATGGTCTGGAGGATCGGGGTGCCCGCGCACACCGCAGCTTCGAACAGCAGCGCCGCGCCCGAGGCTTCAGCGGCCTGCGCCAGCTCGAACCCGTGGGTCGCGATCATCGCCTTGTTCGCAGTCACCACGCTGCGCCCGGCAGACAGGCTGGCGCGGGCGAGATCGAGCGCGGGACCATCGGTGCCGCCCATCACCTCGATCACCGCGTCCAGCCCCTCGACCTGCGCCAGATCGGCCGGATCGTCGCACCACTGGTATCCGGAAAGGTCGATCCCACGGTCCCGGCCACGCGTCCGCGCGCTGACCGCGACCACCTCGATCGGGCGACCGGCGCGCGCGGAGATGAGACTGGCGTTATCGTCCAGCAGGCGCAGCACGCCCGTGCCGACCGTGCCGAGGCCCGCAAGGCCCAGTTTGAATGCATCGCTCATGGGCGCGAGGGCTTAATGCCGCGGCGCACAATGGCAACCACCCGCGGCACCTGCCTGACCGATTCAGTAGCGGATTGTCGGCGCCTCGCGCAGCCGCGGGCACGGGCCCAGCTGGCTGATCACATAGCGATAGTCGTCGCTCGCGCGGGCGCGGTCGGCGGGTTCGCGCGCAAGGTTCGCCTCGCTCGGCAGCGTCTGGGGCAGCGCACAGGCGAGGCGGTAGGCGGCCAGCGACCCGCGGGGCGGGATGCGCACAGCCTGATCGACGATCTCGGAGAAGGACACGCCCCACACCGGCTCCATTCCCGGACGGCGGACCACGCTGATCGCGGCGGGTGCGTCGTTGACGGTCGCGAGGAAGATTTGCGTCTCCGATTCGCCCGCCAGCGTCCCTGCGACCGACAGCGCATCGCGCACGCCGGTGATTCGCGACGGCGCATCGGGCGCGACCAGCTGTTCCAGAATGAGACGCGTGCGGCGCTCCAGCTCCGCGTTCCAGCGCAGCTGCGCGTCGGGCGCGACCAGTTGCAGCTCGCCCGGGCGGCCCGAAACGGGGCGCGCGAACAGGATCACTTCTGCATTGCGCAGACTGGGCTTGCGACCCCGCGCGTCGAGCGGAAGATCGACCAGATAGCGAACCCGTTCACCCACCGGAGTGGTGCCTGCCAGCAGGCTCTGCGTTTCTGCCTCGATATAAAACCGGGTATGGCCCGGCTGCACTCCCGGCGCACGCTCGGGCTTGAGTTCGCTTTGGCGGCGCACCTTTGCCCGCAGCACGAGATCGGCATAGTCGGCGAGGTCGATCAGGTCGGCATCCGTCGCCTGCTGCGGCGCGGGTACTGCCTGCGCGCTGCGATCCTGCGCATGGGCCGCACCGGCCATGCCTGCAGGGGCAGCAACGGCGGCTGCGAGGGCGGTGGCGATAATCGGCCTCAGGAACTTCACTGCTCTCTCCGGGATTGGAAAAGGGCGGGCATGCCGCACTTTCGGCTTGGGGATTTGTGACTGCAGACACATTGACTAGTGAATTCCAACTGAACCGACAAAGGGTTTGCAGTGGGTTTGCATCCTGTCTAAGACCCGACGCGTCTGGGTGGACGGTACGGAAATTACCCGGACACGGCCCCACTGGCTCGTGAGATTGCGCCTTCCGCCTGCCGGGAGACGCAATCGAATTGGCTAACGGGTCGTAAACTATCGCCGTCCGGTGCAGCCGCCGGACATGATCGCCGGGCCGCGCCCGGTGCTTGATGGAGTGATGCGACTGCATGGCTTATTCAGATCAACAGATGAGCGGCAACAAGATTGTCGCGATCATCATAGTCGGTCTTATTCATGTCGCCATCGGCTACGTCCTCATTACCGGCCTGGCCTATTCAGCCGTCAAGAAGGTCGTGGAACGGGTGACGACAGTCGATATCGAAGAACCGCCGCCCCCCGAACCCGAGGAAGAGCCGCCGCCGCCTGAGCCGCAGCCTGAAACGGCTCCGCCGCCGCCCGTGGCTCCGCCGCCGCCGATTTCGGTTGCGACGAACCCGCCGCAGGTGCGCACGCAGCAGACGATTCCGCCGCCCGCACCGCCGGCGCTGCGGATTCCTCCGGCAGCACCGGTTGCGCCTCCCGCGCCGCCGCCGCCGCCTCCCCCGCCTCCCCCGCCCGCGGATCCGCTCCGCCCGTCCAACAATCCGGGCTCCTGGATCAGCGATTCCGACTATCGGTCGAGCTGGGTCAGCCGCGAGTATTCGGGCACGGTTTCGTTTACCGTTACGGTCGGCAGCAACGGCCGTGTGTCGGGCTGCTCGGTTACCGGCGGGAGCGCGCCGGGCGAGCTGAAGGATGCCACCTGCCGTCTGGTGGAGCGCCGCGCGCGCTTCAAGGGCTCGGCAGGCTCGTGGTCCGGTACGGTCCGCTGGCAGATTCCCGACTGATTTGAGCGGCGCGCCCCTTCTCCAGGGGAGCTGGGGGCGCGTCGGAATTGATGGTTTAAGACCTTATTTTTTGGAGACTTCGCGATGTTCATCAATCTTATGGCGGCTGGCGGTGACGCAGGTCCGCAGACTCAGTTCGGCTTCATGGAAGCGATGGAACAGGGCGGCCCGATCGCCTGGACCATTCTTTTCGTTCTCGTCGTCATGTCGGTCGGCTCGTTCTACATCCTGATCACCAAGCTGCTCGAGCAGAACAAGGTGCTGGGCCAATACAAGAAGGTCCGCAGCCAGTTCTGGCGTGCCAACAGCCTCGAAGAAGGCGCCGGCAAGCTCGACAAGAACAGCGCATGGCGCCAGATGGTCGACGACACCGTCGCGGCCCAGGCTTCGCACGGCAAGATGACCGACAGCATGGAAGCGCACGACTGGATGCACGGTTCGCTGGCCCGTTCGCAGGATGCGATCATGTCGCGTCTCAACGGCGGCCTCGCCTTCCTCGCCACGGTCGGTGCGACCGCGCCGTTCGTCGGTCTGCTCGGCACCGTGATCGGGATCTACCGCGCGCTGATCAACATCGGTCTCGCCGGTTCGGCCTCGATCGACAAGGTTGCCGGCCCCGTCGGTGAAGCGCTGATCATGACCGCGATCGGTCTGCTCGTCGCCGTGCCTGCGGTGTTCGCCTACAACTGGCTGATGTCGCGCAACAAGCGCATCGCTGAGCTGCTGACCGGTTTCTCGACCGACCTGCTGGCCTACGTCAACTCGAACGGCTCGGTTCGCCCGATGACCGCCGCCTCGACGCAGCAGGCCGCCAAGACCGTCAAGAAGTAATCCGGAT
This genomic window contains:
- a CDS encoding homoserine dehydrogenase, producing the protein MSDAFKLGLAGLGTVGTGVLRLLDDNASLISARAGRPIEVVAVSARTRGRDRGIDLSGYQWCDDPADLAQVEGLDAVIEVMGGTDGPALDLARASLSAGRSVVTANKAMIATHGFELAQAAEASGAALLFEAAVCAGTPILQTMRDGLSANRIDRIEGILNGTSNYILSAMERSGEDFGETLAEAQRLGYAEADPALDVDGGDAAHKLAILAALGFGLRPDFAGVEVNGIRDVRAADIAQAERLGYKIRLVAMADMVDRPGEAPALLQRVRPCLLPADHLLAGIDGPTNAVLALGDQSGPILIQGAGAGSAATASGIVADVVALARGQARAPLAVPAGQLAVAERADSGAREARYYLRFVVADRPGVLAELAAAMRDARVSIQSLIQEGEGVDPEAGGIMVALTTHRAPARNIRDALARLQGSQSIVEPPLSMPILQD
- a CDS encoding energy transducer TonB; amino-acid sequence: MAYSDQQMSGNKIVAIIIVGLIHVAIGYVLITGLAYSAVKKVVERVTTVDIEEPPPPEPEEEPPPPEPQPETAPPPPVAPPPPISVATNPPQVRTQQTIPPPAPPALRIPPAAPVAPPAPPPPPPPPPPPADPLRPSNNPGSWISDSDYRSSWVSREYSGTVSFTVTVGSNGRVSGCSVTGGSAPGELKDATCRLVERRARFKGSAGSWSGTVRWQIPD
- a CDS encoding MotA/TolQ/ExbB proton channel family protein encodes the protein MFINLMAAGGDAGPQTQFGFMEAMEQGGPIAWTILFVLVVMSVGSFYILITKLLEQNKVLGQYKKVRSQFWRANSLEEGAGKLDKNSAWRQMVDDTVAAQASHGKMTDSMEAHDWMHGSLARSQDAIMSRLNGGLAFLATVGATAPFVGLLGTVIGIYRALINIGLAGSASIDKVAGPVGEALIMTAIGLLVAVPAVFAYNWLMSRNKRIAELLTGFSTDLLAYVNSNGSVRPMTAASTQQAAKTVKK